From a single Lolium rigidum isolate FL_2022 chromosome 7, APGP_CSIRO_Lrig_0.1, whole genome shotgun sequence genomic region:
- the LOC124670997 gene encoding nuclear transcription factor Y subunit C-3-like, which produces MRLARPYSGVFRGGATARTGPHAMPLARIKKIMKRSAGDGSGADGAGARMISVEAPVVFSRACELLVAELTRAAWAATLDGKRRTMHREDVAQAVRDTDLFDFLVDVVKD; this is translated from the coding sequence ATGAGGCTAGCGAGGCCGTACTCGGGGGTGTTCCGGGGCGGGGCGACGGCGCGGACGGGGCCGCACGCGATGCCGCTGGCGCGGATCAAGAAGATCATGAAGCGGTCGGCGGGGGACGGCAGCGGCGCGGACGGCGCCGGGGCGAGGATGATCTCGGTCGAGGCGCCCGTGGTGTTCTCCAGGGCCTGCGAGCTCCTCGTTGCCGAGCTCACCCGCGCCGCATGGGCCGCCACGCTCGACGGCAAGCGCCGGACCATGCACCGGGAGGACGTCGCCCAAGCCGTCCGAGACACCGATCTCTTCGACTTCCTCGTCGACGTTGTCAAGGACTGA
- the LOC124670162 gene encoding putative chloride channel-like protein CLC-g isoform X2 — MAVGGPAGDLPVEAVSAAPAVADDHICVVVPRDTAALEDGEGDGDGEEEQQRRARWRFLSSFGRLRSNVTSQVALVGTDVCPIESLDYELIENDVFKQDWRAQGRNHILRYFALKWALCFLVGALTAVAAFLANLGVENVAGVKFVITSTLMFERRFESAFIVFLVSNFLLTMFATALTVYVAPAAAGSGIPEVKAYLNGVDAPNIFCLKTLLVKVVGCIAAVSASLHVGKAGPLVHTGACIASILGQGGSRKYRMTSKWLRYFKNDRDRRDLVTCGAGAGIAGAFRAPVAGVLFALETVSSRWRSALLWRAFFTTAIVAVVLRVLIDVCKSGRCGLFGKGGLIMFDVTSGYINYHAVDLPPVITLAVLGGVLGSLYNLFLDKVLRLYNVINQRGQTYKLLLAATVTICTSCCLFGLPWLAACKPCPIDSEEACPSIGRSGNFKKFQCQMGNYNDLASLLFNTNDDTIRNLYSSGTDHEFHLSSILLFFLASYFLGIFSYGLALPSGLFVPLILTGAAYGRLVGMLIGSESTLDHGLFAVLGSAALLGGSMRMTVSVCVVMLELTNNLLMLPLVMLVLIISKTVADAFNANVYDLLVKLKGFPFLEGHAEPYMRQLSVSDVVTGPLQTFGGIEKVGRIVHVLKTTGHNGFPVVDEPPISDGPELYGLILRAHLLVLLRKKEFASSCTTSALDASKHFSPDEFAKRGSGKHDRIEDIELTADEMEMFLDLHPFTNTSPYTVVETMSLAKALILFREVGLRHLLVLPKSSKRSPVVGILTRHDFMPEHVLGIHPYLFKSRWKKVRFGKSAFTNFFSH, encoded by the exons ATGGCGGTAGGAGGACCAGCCGGCGACCTGCCAGTCGAGGCTGTTTCTGCCGCTCCGGCGGTGGCCGATGATCATATATGTGTCGTCGTTCCACGG GACACGGCGGCGCTCGAggacggcgagggcgacggcgacggcgaggaggagcagcagcggcgggccCGGTGGCGCTTCCTCTCCTCCTTCGGCCGCCTGCGGTCCAACGTCACCTCCCAGGTCGCGCTCGTCGGCACCGACGTCTGCCCCATCGAGAGCCTCGACTACGA GTTGATCGAGAACGACGTGTTCAAGCAGGACTGGAGGGCGCAGGGGCGGAACCACATCCTGCGCTACTTCGCGCTCAAGTGGGCCCTCTGCTTCCTCGTCGGCGCGctcaccgccgtcgccgccttcctcgccaaCCTCGGCGTCGAGAACGTCGCCGGCGTCAAGTTCGTCATCACATCCACACTCATGTTCGAGCGCAG GTTCGAATCGGCGTTCATAGTGTTCCTGGTGTCGAATTTCCTGCTCACCATGTTCGCCACGGCGCTGACGGTGTacgtggcgccggcggcggccgggtccgGCATCCCGGAAGTGAAGGCCTACCTGAACGGCGTCGATGCGCCCAACATATTCTGTCTCAAGACTCTGCTGGTCAAG GTTGTTGGATGCATTGCTGCAGTATCAGCATCACTGCATGTGGGAAAAGCTGGTCCTCTGGTACACACAGGTGCATGCATTGCATCAATTCTTGGGCAAGGTGGTTCACGGAAATATCGAATGACATCTAAATGGCTAAGGTACTTCAAGAACGATAGGGATCGGAGGGACCTTGTCACttgtggtgctggtgctggtatTGCTGGTGCTTTCAGGGCTCCAGTTGCTGGAGTCCTTTTTGCTCTGGAAACAGTATCTTCACG GTGGAGGAGTGCCCTACTCTGGCGAGCTTTTTTCACAACAGCCATCGTTGCTGTTGTTCTTAGGGTATTAATAGACGTCTGTAAAAGTGGCAGGTGTGGATTGTTCGGGAAAGGTGGCCTTATAATGTTTGATGTTACTTCGGGTTACATCAACTATCATGCGGTTGATTTACCTCCCGTAATCACACTGGCAGTTCTTGGAGGAGTACTGGGGAGCTTGTACAACCTCTTCCTTGACAAGGTTCTTCGCCTTTACAATGTTATCAACCA GAGAGGGCAAACCTACAAACTACTCCTGGCTGCAACAGTCACCATCTGTACTTCATGCTGCCTCTTTGGTTTGCCATGGCTTGCTGCTTGCAAACCATGTCCAATTGACTCAGAAGAAGCTTGTCCATCAATTGGTAGGTCTGGAAATTTCAAGAAGTTCCAGTGTCAAATGGGTAATTACAACGACTTGGCTAGCCTGCTCTTCAACACCAATGATGATACTATTAGAAACCTCTACAGTTCTGGCACCGATCATGAGTTCCACCTCTCTTCCATCCTTCTGTTCTTTTTGGCATCATATTTTCTGGGGATCTTCAGCTATGGACTTGCCTTGCCATCTGGCCTCTTTGTGCCACTCATTTTAACTGGTGCAGCTTACGGTCGTCTGGTTGGCATGTTGATTGGGTCGGAATCAACTTTAGATCATGGTCTTTTTGCAGTTCTTGGCTCTGCTGCCCTTCTAGGTGGATCAATGAGAATGACAGTGTCAGTTTGTGTTGTCATGCTAGAACTGACAAACAATCTGCTCATGCTTCCTCTGGTTATGCTGGTCCTTATCATATCAAAGACAGTGGCAGATGCGTTTAATGCAAATGTCTATGACTTGCTTGTCAAATTGAAAGGTTTTCCCTTTCTTGAAGGGCATGCTGAACCCTACATGAGGCAATTGTCAGTTAGTGATGTTGTAACAGGTCCTCTGCAGACATTCGGTGGCATAGAGAAAGTTGGCCGTATTGTGCATGTTTTGAAGACAACCGGCCATAATGGTTTCCCTGTCGTTGATGAGCCACCAATTTCAGATGGTCCCGAGTTATATGGTCTTATTCTTCGAGCCCACCTGCTTGTTCTACTGAGAAAGAAAGAATTTGCCAGTAGTTGCACAACTTCAGCATTAGATGCTTCAAAGCATTTCTCACCTGATGAATTTGCAAAACGTGGTTCAGGAAAACATGACAGAATCGAGGACATTGAATTAACTGCAGATGAAATGGAAATGTTTCTAGACTTGCATCCATTCACAAACACATCTCCTTACACTGTGGTTGAGACTATGTCTTTAGCTAAGGCTCTTATACTTTTTCGTGAAGTTGGATTGAGACACCTTTTGGTTCTTCCAAAATCTTCCAAG AGGTCGCCTGTCGTTGGCATATTAACACGGCACGACTTCATGCCTGAGCATGTATTGGGTATTCATCCTTACCTGTTCAAGAGCAGATGGAAGAAGGTGCGATTTGGCAAGTCAGCTTTCACCAACTTCTTTAGTCACTAG
- the LOC124670162 gene encoding putative chloride channel-like protein CLC-g isoform X1 — protein MAPRDQNGGGSAGGAADPEADIEAPLISPGSSFFFQDTAALEDGEGDGDGEEEQQRRARWRFLSSFGRLRSNVTSQVALVGTDVCPIESLDYELIENDVFKQDWRAQGRNHILRYFALKWALCFLVGALTAVAAFLANLGVENVAGVKFVITSTLMFERRFESAFIVFLVSNFLLTMFATALTVYVAPAAAGSGIPEVKAYLNGVDAPNIFCLKTLLVKVVGCIAAVSASLHVGKAGPLVHTGACIASILGQGGSRKYRMTSKWLRYFKNDRDRRDLVTCGAGAGIAGAFRAPVAGVLFALETVSSRWRSALLWRAFFTTAIVAVVLRVLIDVCKSGRCGLFGKGGLIMFDVTSGYINYHAVDLPPVITLAVLGGVLGSLYNLFLDKVLRLYNVINQRGQTYKLLLAATVTICTSCCLFGLPWLAACKPCPIDSEEACPSIGRSGNFKKFQCQMGNYNDLASLLFNTNDDTIRNLYSSGTDHEFHLSSILLFFLASYFLGIFSYGLALPSGLFVPLILTGAAYGRLVGMLIGSESTLDHGLFAVLGSAALLGGSMRMTVSVCVVMLELTNNLLMLPLVMLVLIISKTVADAFNANVYDLLVKLKGFPFLEGHAEPYMRQLSVSDVVTGPLQTFGGIEKVGRIVHVLKTTGHNGFPVVDEPPISDGPELYGLILRAHLLVLLRKKEFASSCTTSALDASKHFSPDEFAKRGSGKHDRIEDIELTADEMEMFLDLHPFTNTSPYTVVETMSLAKALILFREVGLRHLLVLPKSSKRSPVVGILTRHDFMPEHVLGIHPYLFKSRWKKVRFGKSAFTNFFSH, from the exons ATGGCTCCGAGGGACCAGAATGGCGGCGGGAGCGCGGGCGGCGCCGCGGATCCGGAGGCTGACATCGAGGCCCCGCTCATCTCACCCGGCTCGTCCTTCTTCTTCCAGGACACGGCGGCGCTCGAggacggcgagggcgacggcgacggcgaggaggagcagcagcggcgggccCGGTGGCGCTTCCTCTCCTCCTTCGGCCGCCTGCGGTCCAACGTCACCTCCCAGGTCGCGCTCGTCGGCACCGACGTCTGCCCCATCGAGAGCCTCGACTACGA GTTGATCGAGAACGACGTGTTCAAGCAGGACTGGAGGGCGCAGGGGCGGAACCACATCCTGCGCTACTTCGCGCTCAAGTGGGCCCTCTGCTTCCTCGTCGGCGCGctcaccgccgtcgccgccttcctcgccaaCCTCGGCGTCGAGAACGTCGCCGGCGTCAAGTTCGTCATCACATCCACACTCATGTTCGAGCGCAG GTTCGAATCGGCGTTCATAGTGTTCCTGGTGTCGAATTTCCTGCTCACCATGTTCGCCACGGCGCTGACGGTGTacgtggcgccggcggcggccgggtccgGCATCCCGGAAGTGAAGGCCTACCTGAACGGCGTCGATGCGCCCAACATATTCTGTCTCAAGACTCTGCTGGTCAAG GTTGTTGGATGCATTGCTGCAGTATCAGCATCACTGCATGTGGGAAAAGCTGGTCCTCTGGTACACACAGGTGCATGCATTGCATCAATTCTTGGGCAAGGTGGTTCACGGAAATATCGAATGACATCTAAATGGCTAAGGTACTTCAAGAACGATAGGGATCGGAGGGACCTTGTCACttgtggtgctggtgctggtatTGCTGGTGCTTTCAGGGCTCCAGTTGCTGGAGTCCTTTTTGCTCTGGAAACAGTATCTTCACG GTGGAGGAGTGCCCTACTCTGGCGAGCTTTTTTCACAACAGCCATCGTTGCTGTTGTTCTTAGGGTATTAATAGACGTCTGTAAAAGTGGCAGGTGTGGATTGTTCGGGAAAGGTGGCCTTATAATGTTTGATGTTACTTCGGGTTACATCAACTATCATGCGGTTGATTTACCTCCCGTAATCACACTGGCAGTTCTTGGAGGAGTACTGGGGAGCTTGTACAACCTCTTCCTTGACAAGGTTCTTCGCCTTTACAATGTTATCAACCA GAGAGGGCAAACCTACAAACTACTCCTGGCTGCAACAGTCACCATCTGTACTTCATGCTGCCTCTTTGGTTTGCCATGGCTTGCTGCTTGCAAACCATGTCCAATTGACTCAGAAGAAGCTTGTCCATCAATTGGTAGGTCTGGAAATTTCAAGAAGTTCCAGTGTCAAATGGGTAATTACAACGACTTGGCTAGCCTGCTCTTCAACACCAATGATGATACTATTAGAAACCTCTACAGTTCTGGCACCGATCATGAGTTCCACCTCTCTTCCATCCTTCTGTTCTTTTTGGCATCATATTTTCTGGGGATCTTCAGCTATGGACTTGCCTTGCCATCTGGCCTCTTTGTGCCACTCATTTTAACTGGTGCAGCTTACGGTCGTCTGGTTGGCATGTTGATTGGGTCGGAATCAACTTTAGATCATGGTCTTTTTGCAGTTCTTGGCTCTGCTGCCCTTCTAGGTGGATCAATGAGAATGACAGTGTCAGTTTGTGTTGTCATGCTAGAACTGACAAACAATCTGCTCATGCTTCCTCTGGTTATGCTGGTCCTTATCATATCAAAGACAGTGGCAGATGCGTTTAATGCAAATGTCTATGACTTGCTTGTCAAATTGAAAGGTTTTCCCTTTCTTGAAGGGCATGCTGAACCCTACATGAGGCAATTGTCAGTTAGTGATGTTGTAACAGGTCCTCTGCAGACATTCGGTGGCATAGAGAAAGTTGGCCGTATTGTGCATGTTTTGAAGACAACCGGCCATAATGGTTTCCCTGTCGTTGATGAGCCACCAATTTCAGATGGTCCCGAGTTATATGGTCTTATTCTTCGAGCCCACCTGCTTGTTCTACTGAGAAAGAAAGAATTTGCCAGTAGTTGCACAACTTCAGCATTAGATGCTTCAAAGCATTTCTCACCTGATGAATTTGCAAAACGTGGTTCAGGAAAACATGACAGAATCGAGGACATTGAATTAACTGCAGATGAAATGGAAATGTTTCTAGACTTGCATCCATTCACAAACACATCTCCTTACACTGTGGTTGAGACTATGTCTTTAGCTAAGGCTCTTATACTTTTTCGTGAAGTTGGATTGAGACACCTTTTGGTTCTTCCAAAATCTTCCAAG AGGTCGCCTGTCGTTGGCATATTAACACGGCACGACTTCATGCCTGAGCATGTATTGGGTATTCATCCTTACCTGTTCAAGAGCAGATGGAAGAAGGTGCGATTTGGCAAGTCAGCTTTCACCAACTTCTTTAGTCACTAG
- the LOC124670998 gene encoding coatomer subunit epsilon-2-like: MTSTSTDHLFGLRNSFYVGAYQAAITGSQSVPAHALSPDEVLHRDAILYRSYIAIGSHQLVIDEIGPAAATPLQALKLLALYLSGGAAGNKEKAISRLKELLSDPAVGSNPILRLVAGTIFMHEKDYAEALKHTNSGGNMELLALNVQIYLQMHRPDHAEKQLRVMQKLDEDHTLTQLASAWLHLVMGGSKIQEAYLIFQDFSEKHAATCMILNGKAQCLMHMGNFEQAEGFLLESLNKDAKDAQTLANITVCSLKLGKPASRYLNQLKLAHPEHVLVKGMSAAEDNFDRACQTIA, encoded by the exons ATGACGTCGACGTCGACGGACCACCTGTTCGGCCTCCGCAACAGCTTCTACGTGGGCGCGTACCAGGCCGCCATCACCGGCAGCCAGTCCGTCCCCGCGCACGCGCTCTCCCCCGACGAGGTCCTCCACCGCGACGCCATCCTCTACCGCTCCTACATCGCCATCGGCTCCCACCAGCTGGTGATCGACGAGATCGGGCCGGCCGCTGCGACGCCGCTCCAGGCCCTCAAGCTGCTCGCGCTGTACCtctccggcggcgccgccgggaacAAG GAGAAGGCGATCTCAAGACTCAAAGAGCTTCTGAGTGATCCCGCGGTGGGGAGCAACCCGATACTCCGGCTTGTCGCCGGGACCATCTTCATGCACGAAAAAGATTACGCCGAAGCTCTGAAGCACACGAATTCTGGTGGGAACATGGAGCT GCTGGCGTTGAATGTTCAGATATACCTCCAAATGCACAGGCCCGATCACGCGGAGAAGCAGCTCAGGGTCATGCAAAAGCTGGACGAAGACCACACACTGACACAGCTCGCCAGCGCATGGCTACACCTTGTCATG GGTGGCTCCAAGATCCAAGAGGCCTACCTCATCTTCCAGGACTTCTCGGAGAAGCACGCAGCGACCTGCATGATTCTTAACGGGAAAGCCCAGTGCCTGATGCACATGGGCAACTTTGAGCAGGCAGAGGGCTTCTTGCTGGAATCACTGAACAAG GATGCCAAGGATGCACAAACTCTTGCTAACATCACCGTGTGCAGTCTGAAACTGGGGAAACCTGCATCGCGCTATCTCAA CCAACTGAAGCTAGCTCATCCTGAACACGTACTGGTCAAGGGGATGTCCGCTGCTGAAGACAACTTCGACAGAGCCTGCCAGACGATAGCATGA